Genomic window (Capsicum annuum cultivar UCD-10X-F1 chromosome 10, UCD10Xv1.1, whole genome shotgun sequence):
TTTTGAAGAATAGTTTCAAGCATTTTTACCACTTCACTCATCGTTGGACGATCAGCAGCAGCCTCTTCAACACATTGCATCGCCACGTCCACAAACCGTGTAAAACCAATTAGATTTGGTATGCTTCTAATGACTGGATCAATCATATTGCTCAAGCCATAATGCTCCTCGTCATTCTTATCAATTGCTGTTCTCATCTCTCGAACAACGTATTTCCCCTTCTCTATTGGTTGCTTTGCAGTTATGAGTTCCAGCATTACAACACCAAAACTATACACATCGCTTTTCTCAGTTAATTGTTGAGTCATATAGTATTCAGGATCTAGGTAACCCTGCAATGTAATCAAGTCTTAAATTCAACTCCAATTATCATGCACATAGTTCAAcaaaattcaatcattttcttgaACCAGAAAGAGTATTTTTTTCAATTAGAGGAAAAGAGTAGTAAATTAGAGGGCAATTATAGCTTTCAAATTTACAAGTAAAATAAGGGGAAATATTCTGAGAAAATAAAGACCTTAGTCATGAGAAGTAAAATCTTAAAATAGTTAGTAACATTCGTTATCACTATGAGTTTATACGAATTCAAATTCACTATCTTGGTTATGGATATAATGAACAAAGGCAATGAAGGATTCAGTAGCATACTCAAGATCTTGTATAAGCAGAGTAGACATTTTGAAAAGTGATCCAACAAACAAGTAACTTCAACAAATTCATCTTAATAAAACACATCATCACGGAGCTATAAGATGTTTGACGAAAGAATTAAGAAGGTTGTGGCACTGACCAATGTGCCTTTAACTTGAGTTGAAACATGACCCTTTGAGCTATCTGACACGAGTTTGGACAAGCCAAAATCCGCGACCTTCGCTGTTAAATTCTGATCCAATAAAATGTTAGTTGACTTCACATCTCTGTGAATAATAGGAGGATTGGCAAGTTCATGCAAATAAGCTAATCCTCTGGCTGAACCAAGTGCAACACGAAGTCTCCTTTTCCAGTCTAGATAAATGTTTGTTTTCCCTGTAGAACATAGAGGAAATGTCATTTTGAGTTGCTCCTTTTAGAGGTATTACTAAAGCTTAGAACTTTTTGGATTATATTTTAcatagatatggttaattttagTTACTATCAATAGGAAGTAATCTTTATGTGCATAGGAGGATGTAACTTGCCTGACAAATTTTCCCTGAGCGAACCATTTGGCATATACTCATATACCAGTACTTGCTCACCTTGCTCGAAACAGAATCCGACCAGACCAACGAGGTTCTTGTGATGAACCCGGGAAAGCAACTCAATTTCTGTCTTGAACTCTAGTCCTCCTTGCATGGATCCATGTTGAGCCCTTTTGATAGCAATTACTTGCCCATTCGCAAGCGTTCCTCTGTAGACCTAGAAAACAGAACATTAGCAAATAAGAAAGGTAGCTGAGCAAGAGTTTATCCTCTTTATTCTGTATCTACAATGGATTCTCATAGCATACCTTCCCATAGCCACCGGAACCAATCTCATTTCTCTCTGAGAAGTTACTTGTGGATTTCTTAAGTTCATCGTAAGAAAACCATCTGGATCCCTTTAGTTGTGGTGCACCTTCACTGTCGTTGCCACTTGGAGCCCACGATGCTGGACAAAGAAGGTCAAAGTAATCAAACCTTTTAGTTCAATTAAAACTTGCATGCTGAACATACATAACTCATTGATGAACTTAGTAGAAGACGATATTACCAAATGGTCTACTCATTCCAATAGCTCTTTCTGCAAGTTTCTTCTGCTGAATAGCATATATTGCAAGAGCAACAAGCAAGAGGACCAGGATGGTACACCCGGTAGCTATTCCAATAACTTGTCTTGAGCTAAGAGAAGTTTCTCCACGTTCGGCTGACACAGTTATAGTTTAAGTTAGTATTCTATTAGAAATTCTAGCTTTAAAAGATTCAGTGCAATTATACCTTGGAAAGTGTATGGAGATGCTATAAAATAGTATGGTCCAAATTCTGGAGGCGGCTTATAAGTTTGGTTACTCAAGGAAAATCCAATCCGCACAACCTCTGATCTATTAAAATACTTTCCGGTTGGTGGAAATAATTCTAACTGCACCTGAAGATAATCATCAATGTTGAAGAAGGGGTTCTGCAGAGAAACTGAACCGGGCGTGAGATCTAACTTCACCCACAGGCTCATTTCGAGTGAATGGAATGTATTATCATTGGACAACTCCCTAAAAGAGGGTCCTCTAAAGTAGAATGTTCCCTCATATGGATAAGCACAATCACAACTTTGCGGGCTAACTTTTTGATCGGCAGGACACGATTTGCTCCCACAATTAGCTAGGCTGGTAGAGTAAGGCTTTGCGGATTGCTGCTGAAGCTGGCAGTATTTCGTGTTTCCAAGGGCCGTGTCACACACAGGGTTTCCGATCAGTCTGAGGACAACCACAAGCAATCAAGGAGAAAGCAAAAATCAACACAATCTAATCGACGACAAGGAGAATGAACCATCTCACATCAAGGTATTTTTGTATCCAGAGCCTAGTGTTATTGAGGAAATCTCATTGTTCTGTAAATCAACAAGTGTGAGTTGCCTGCCACTGATGCCACCCATGTTCAATGTGTCATTAAATGCATTGTTCCTCATCTTCCTGCATAAGTTACTAAGATTATTCCAACCATTGTGCGTAATAGACATGGAAAATTCAGTTAGGATCACGATACTCACACTTGTTGTAATTGAGGTAAAGCGAAAAGTTTGTGAGGCACTGATCCTTGGAGTGAGCCATATTCAATGACACTGAGCATAACATCAGTTCTTCCAACTtagatttttcatatattttggaTATCATAGTTGCATTCATAACTGATTAATACTCACAGAGTGGTGAGAGACTGTAAAGTCGAGAACCATAGTGGCGCCTCCGATTTATGGAAGGAATTATTGCTCAAGTCCCTGGAAGAGAAGGAATATCATGTATCATAGAGAAACAACTTAGTAAATCATGATTCTGTACATTTTTCATACAAGCCTTACAAATAATTAAGGGAATTCATTCCACTTAAATCTGGAAGAGGACCGGACAGTTCGTTGTGAGCCaaattcctaaaagaaaaaacaagagcACAAAAGGACTACTTCAATCTGCAAATTAGTAATTTCAATAAAACAATTCAATGAGCAATGATGGGTAAAAGTATTCTTACAACTCTGCAACGCTTGAGAGATTGTTAAGGTTTGATGGGACGCTACCATTTAAGGCATTTCTATCGAGCCGACTGTATATGTTAGGTGAATGAATACCAGCAAAAGGAAAAGAGTACAAGCATATAAATCCAAAACAAAAAGGTAGAGTAGTATGAAAGGTGGGATAAATAAGATGGTCGATTCTACTCACAGAACCTCAATTGTCTGAACAAGTCCTAGTGTAAATGGAATGCTCCCGCTAAGTTGATTCCCATCAAACAGTCTGCCATTTTCAGAAGTTCACAAAGTGAGGATCGGAGCCGGGAGAATAATGTGAACCCTCTTCAGTTTCTTGACTTACACATGTATTAGCACCATGTCATCATTAAAAAGAATGTCCGGAATGGAGCCTGAAAGTTGGTTTTTGTTAAAATGGCTGCGATAATGACATAACGTAGAAGTCAGACCTTAAGAGGTATATATCCTATCTTAAGAACAGCATGTCGTACTAATAGATAAGGTTTACTCACAAATGTTTTGCTTTTTTTAGAAGGTCTAATCCCGGACTTGTGGAGGTTGAAACAGGAATTGGTCCTGTTAACTGATTATCTGCCAGATCAAGCCAGTAGAGTTTTGACAGATTGCCAAGAGTTGGTGGGATCTCACCGGTGAAATTATTCGAGTTAAGTGCTCtgtcaaagaaaatgacatggaACTAAGTGAACTGATGAACACTTACAATAATCATAAGTTAATATGGCTGAGAAATTCATACAAGAATGATAACTCAGCAAGTTTTCCCAATTCCCTCGGTATACTGCCACTGAAGCTACAGCCAGCAAGGATTCTGAAATGTAAAATAGAGACATTTACATATATGCAAGTCATGTATGTTTTGGAAGAAATTTTGATTGAATCATGATACAAGTTACTAAGAAGAAAGAAGATTAAATAATCATCTATGACGAAAATGTAATATCCTATCGCTTTTGTGTACATAACGGGTAATACATTATACAATCAAGAGTCAAGACCATCAACTTTTAATAATCTTACAATATGTTTAGTTTCTGTAGATCCCCAATCCGTGGAGAAAGTGAACCTGTAAGTCCTCGGTTGAACGACAGATCTCTGCAATGCAAGTTCAGAAGCTGAAGTGAACAAATTATGGTGACAAATACAAGCTATTACTAAAATTCAACAGaagtttatttgatttaaaaaccAACTCACAAGGAAATTAATTCAGTGAGCCCTCCAATATCACCACTTAATTTTCCTCTCAGTCCCATCGTTGATAATCCCCTGATGAAACAATAAACACAATCAATGCTTAACAAGTGCTTCGCTGGTGAAACAACAATTTTAAACACTAAGGCAAGGCATGGTTTGAAGTATATAAAGTTTATTTTCTGTATAAATTTTCGTTTTACTCATACAACATTATTAGATTATAAATGTAAATCTTGTATAACAACATAACTAATACAATGTTGTGTCCGGTTTTAAACTTGCCCAAGTTATATGGAGATTAATCTTGGAAACTAACCTTGTTATAACTTACACGATAATCTTTGTATTTGTATGGATTGAATATATGACAGCAA
Coding sequences:
- the LOC107843399 gene encoding leucine-rich repeat receptor protein kinase HPCA1, whose amino-acid sequence is MAATWLLLCCFVFSCSIHLTYSVTDPRDVTILRSLKDQWENIPPSWQKSDDPCGTSWEGVTCNNSRVTALGLSTMGLRGKLSGDIGGLTELISLDLSFNRGLTGSLSPRIGDLQKLNILILAGCSFSGSIPRELGKLAELSFLALNSNNFTGEIPPTLGNLSKLYWLDLADNQLTGPIPVSTSTSPGLDLLKKAKHFHFNKNQLSGSIPDILFNDDMVLIHVLFDGNQLSGSIPFTLGLVQTIEVLRLDRNALNGSVPSNLNNLSSVAELNLAHNELSGPLPDLSGMNSLNYLDLSNNSFHKSEAPLWFSTLQSLTTLVIEYGSLQGSVPHKLFALPQLQQVKMRNNAFNDTLNMGGISGRQLTLVDLQNNEISSITLGSGYKNTLILIGNPVCDTALGNTKYCQLQQQSAKPYSTSLANCGSKSCPADQKVSPQSCDCAYPYEGTFYFRGPSFRELSNDNTFHSLEMSLWVKLDLTPGSVSLQNPFFNIDDYLQVQLELFPPTGKYFNRSEVVRIGFSLSNQTYKPPPEFGPYYFIASPYTFQAERGETSLSSRQVIGIATGCTILVLLLVALAIYAIQQKKLAERAIGMSRPFASWAPSGNDSEGAPQLKGSRWFSYDELKKSTSNFSERNEIGSGGYGKVYRGTLANGQVIAIKRAQHGSMQGGLEFKTEIELLSRVHHKNLVGLVGFCFEQGEQVLVYEYMPNGSLRENLSGKTNIYLDWKRRLRVALGSARGLAYLHELANPPIIHRDVKSTNILLDQNLTAKVADFGLSKLVSDSSKGHVSTQVKGTLGYLDPEYYMTQQLTEKSDVYSFGVVMLELITAKQPIEKGKYVVREMRTAIDKNDEEHYGLSNMIDPVIRSIPNLIGFTRFVDVAMQCVEEAAADRPTMSEVVKMLETILQNDGLETNSTSTSSSITDFGTAIAASRHPYNKEALQRREINDTSHAFDYSGGYTLPTNVEPK